A region of Aquila chrysaetos chrysaetos chromosome 13, bAquChr1.4, whole genome shotgun sequence DNA encodes the following proteins:
- the PIWIL2 gene encoding piwi-like protein 2 isoform X1, giving the protein MEPARSFRLPGPGPAPAPPGRLRGIPNRAQRLPQPGFPEPRPSLVPLSTLLCGLGLGERPCPSLEAGDWPVGRGTAGMAEALARPSLAVKDDEGMAAALPARGRILWRGRGDTLPGPPGRDATVPSYGKPRMAAAPTLHPSGPQPSLPPTPAPGTPPAAGRPALRTKPVAKGTPLTVGLNSVKIHCQNEAVYQYHVTFSPEVECRSTRFAMLKEHQAVTGNVTAFDGSILYLPILLPQLVSLKAQRRSDREEITITIQITKVLEPSSDLCIPFYNVVFRRVMRILDMKLVGRNFFEPDQATVLQHYRLQIWPGYSVSIRKKDGGLFLLVDAIHKVIRSDSVLNFMHAIYKQSVSSFQDECTKQLVGNVVITRYNNRTYRIDDIDWDKTPRDSFTLASGEEITFVDYYSKAYGITISELDQPLLVHRPKEKRMPEGKVSQHLLDMILLVPELTFMTGVPEIRKDSRMVKDVMREMLQSPSQHYARLTSLLRRIKDSPEASQELMRWGLTLDPDIHRTQGRVLPAERINMRHSSFIPTEDLSWNREVTREASISAIAMNYWLLVYPKRLQDLAKNLVATMESVCGPIGMRVSRPALVELKDDRIETYAKTIRTVLDSEDKVQLLLCIISSSREDLYGAIKKLCCVQSPVPSQVINAQTLAGQLGKMRSVVQKVLLQLNCKLGGELWGVDIPLKHLMVIGMDVYHGRSKGMRSVIGFVASMNHILTKWYSRVVFQMPHQEIADSLRLCLADALQHFHEMNHCLPKKIVVYRDGVSDSQLNTVLKYEIPQMQKCFDTFENYQPSMVVMVVQKQISTNFYTLTAEQFTSPPPGTVIDHTVTSSDWQDFFLLAHRSRQGCSIPTRYVCVLNTANLSCEHLQRLTFKLCHLYWNWPGTIRVPAPCKYAHKLAFLSGQVLYREPSTQLCDKLFFL; this is encoded by the exons ATGGAGCCCGCCCGGTCCTTCCGTCTGCCCGGCCCCGGTCCGGCTCCCGCTCCCCCGGGCAGGCTGCGGGGGATCCCGAACCGTGCCCAGCGCCTGCCCCAGCCGGGTTTTCCCGAACCCCGGCCCTCCCTGGTGCCGCTTTCCACCCTGCTCTGTGGCCTCGGCCTGGGCGAGCGGCCCTGCCCCTCTCTGGAGGCAGGGGACTGGCCCGTCG GCCGCGGCACCGCTGGCATGGCGGAGGCTCTGGCACGGCCCAGCCTGGCAGTGAAGGACGATGAGGGGATGGCGGCAGCGCTCCCCGCACGCGGGCG GATCCTGTGGCGAGGCAGAGGGGACACGCTGCCTGGCCCCCCTGGGAGAGATGCCACCGTGCCGTCCTACGGGAAGCCCCGCATGGCTGCTGCGCCTACCCTGCATCCATCGGgaccccagccctccctgccgcCCACGCCCGCCCCAGGGACTCCCCCAGCTGCCGGCAGACC GGCGCTGCGGACGAAGCCGGTGGCGAAGGGAACACCCTTAACTGTGGGGCTGAACTCAGTTAAAATCCACTGCCAGAATGAAGCCGTCTACCAGTACCACGTTACCTTCAG CCCCGAGGTGGAGTGCAGGAGCACACGCTTTGCCATGCTGAAGGAGCACCAGGCAGTGACGGGGAACGTGACCGCGTTCGATGGCTCCATCCTCTACCTGCCCATCTTGCTCCCCCAG CTGGTCAGTCTGAAGGCTCAGAGGAGGAGCGATAGGGAGGAGATCACCATCACCATCCAGATAACCAAAGTGCTTGAGCCCAGCTCAGATCTCTGCATCCCTTTTTACAATGTGGTTTTCCGGAG agTGATGAGAATCTTAGATATGAAGCTTGTTGGGAGAAATTTCTTTGAACCTGACCAAGCCACCGTATTACAGCATTACAG GCTGCAGATTTGGCCAGGATACTCTGTCAGCATCCGGAAGAAGGATGGTGGCCTCTTCCTCTTGGTCGACGCCATCCATAAAGTCATCCGCAGTGATTCCGTCCTGAATTTCAT GCACGCCATCTACAAACAAAGTGTCAGCAGCTTCCAGGACGAGTGCACCAAGCAGCTGGTGGGCAATGTGGTCATCACTCGCTACAACAACCGCACCTACCGCATCGACGACATTGACTGGGACAAGACCCCGAGGGACAGTTTCACTCTGGCCAGCGGCGAGGAGATCACCTTTGTGGACTACTACAG CAAAGCCTACGGGATCACCATCAGCGAGCTGGACCAGCCGCTGCTCGTCCACAGGCCCAAGGAAAAACGGATGCCGGAGGGGAAGGTGAGCCAG catcTGCTGGACATGATACTGCTCGTGCCAGAGCTCACCTTCATGACTGGGGTCCCCGAGATAAGGAAGGACAGTCGAATGGTGAAG GACGTGATGCGGGAGATGCTGCAGAGTCCCAGCCAGCACTACGCACGTCTCACCAGCCTCCTGCGCAGGATCAAGGACAGCCCGGAGGCCTCACAGGAGCTGATGCGCTGGGGGCTCACCCTGGATCCGGATATTCACAGG ACGCAGGGCCGAGTCCTGCCCGCGGAGAGGATCAACATGCGGCACAGCTCCTTTATCCCCACTGAGGACCTGAGCTGGAACAGGGAGGTCACGCGAGAAGCTTCCATCTCGGCG ATCGCCATGAACTACTGGCTGCTAGTTTACCCAAAGCGCCTGCAGGACCTGGCGAAGAATTTGGTGGCCACCATGGAGAGCGTTTGCGGCCCCATCGGCATGCGCGTCAGCCGTCCCGCCTTGGTGGAGCTGAAGGATGACCGCATTGAGACCTACGCCAAGACTATCCGAACCGTTTTGGATAGTGAG gACAAGGTGCAGCTGCTCCTATGCATAATCTCCAGCAGCCGGGAGGACTTGTACGGGGCTATCAAGAAGCTTTGCTGTGTGCAGTCCCCGGTGCCCTCCCAG GTCATCAACGCGCAGACCCTTGCAGGCCAGTTGGGCAAGATGAGGAGCGTAGTCCAGAAAGTCCTGCTGCAGTTGAACTGCAAGCTCGGCGGCGAGCTCTGGGGAGTCGACATCCCCCTG aaACATCTGATGGTTATCGGCATGGATGTCTACCACGGCCGCAGCAAAGGGATGCGCTCCGTCATCGGCTTCGTGGCCAGCATGAATCA CATCCTCACCAAGTGGTATTCCAGGGTGGTCTTCCAGATGCCCCACCAGGAGATCGCCGACAGCCTGCGGCTCTGCCTGGCCGATGCCCTCCAGCACTTCCACGAG ATGAACCACTGCTTGCCCAAGAAGATAGTCGTGTACAGGGATGGCGTGTCTGACAGCCAGCTCAACACCGTGCTCAAGTATGAGATCCCGCAGATGCAGAAGTGCTTCGACACCTTTGAGAACTACCAGCCCAGCATGGTGGTCATGGTGGTGCAGAAACAAATCAGCACCAACTTCTACACCCTCACGGCAGAGCAATTCACGTCCCCTCCTCCGGGGACGGTCATCGACCACACGGTCACCAGCTCGGACTG gcaggatttctttttgttggcCCATCGCTCTCgccagggctgcagcatccccacGCGCTACGTCTGCGTGCTGAACACGGCCAACCTCAGCTGCGAGCACCTGCAGAG GTTGACTTTCAAGCTCTGTCACCTGTACTGGAACTGGCCAGGCACCATCCGGGTCCCTGCCCCTTGCAAGTACGCGCACAAGCTGGCCTTCCTCTCAGGACAGGTCCTGTACCGTGagcccagcacccagctctgcGACAAGCTCTTCTTCCTATAG
- the PIWIL2 gene encoding piwi-like protein 2 isoform X3, whose amino-acid sequence MEPARSFRLPGPGPAPAPPGRLRGIPNRAQRLPQPGFPEPRPSLVPLSTLLCGLGLGERPCPSLEAGDWPVGRGTAGMAEALARPSLAVKDDEGMAAALPARGRILWRGRGDTLPGPPGRDATVPSYGKPRMAAAPTLHPSGPQPSLPPTPAPGTPPAAGRPALRTKPVAKGTPLTVGLNSVKIHCQNEAVYQYHVTFSPEVECRSTRFAMLKEHQAVTGNVTAFDGSILYLPILLPQLVSLKAQRRSDREEITITIQITKVLEPSSDLCIPFYNVVFRRVMRILDMKLVGRNFFEPDQATVLQHYRLQIWPGYSVSIRKKDGGLFLLVDAIHKVIRSDSVLNFMHAIYKQSVSSFQDECTKQLVGNVVITRYNNRTYRIDDIDWDKTPRDSFTLASGEEITFVDYYSKAYGITISELDQPLLVHRPKEKRMPEGKVSQHLLDMILLVPELTFMTGVPEIRKDSRMVKDVMREMLQSPSQHYARLTSLLRRIKDSPEASQELMRWGLTLDPDIHRTQGRVLPAERINMRHSSFIPTEDLSWNREVTREASISAIAMNYWLLVYPKRLQDLAKNLVATMESVCGPIGMRVSRPALVELKDDRIETYAKTIRTVLDSEDKVQLLLCIISSSREDLYGAIKKLCCVQSPVPSQKHLMVIGMDVYHGRSKGMRSVIGFVASMNHILTKWYSRVVFQMPHQEIADSLRLCLADALQHFHEMNHCLPKKIVVYRDGVSDSQLNTVLKYEIPQMQKCFDTFENYQPSMVVMVVQKQISTNFYTLTAEQFTSPPPGTVIDHTVTSSDWQDFFLLAHRSRQGCSIPTRYVCVLNTANLSCEHLQRLTFKLCHLYWNWPGTIRVPAPCKYAHKLAFLSGQVLYREPSTQLCDKLFFL is encoded by the exons ATGGAGCCCGCCCGGTCCTTCCGTCTGCCCGGCCCCGGTCCGGCTCCCGCTCCCCCGGGCAGGCTGCGGGGGATCCCGAACCGTGCCCAGCGCCTGCCCCAGCCGGGTTTTCCCGAACCCCGGCCCTCCCTGGTGCCGCTTTCCACCCTGCTCTGTGGCCTCGGCCTGGGCGAGCGGCCCTGCCCCTCTCTGGAGGCAGGGGACTGGCCCGTCG GCCGCGGCACCGCTGGCATGGCGGAGGCTCTGGCACGGCCCAGCCTGGCAGTGAAGGACGATGAGGGGATGGCGGCAGCGCTCCCCGCACGCGGGCG GATCCTGTGGCGAGGCAGAGGGGACACGCTGCCTGGCCCCCCTGGGAGAGATGCCACCGTGCCGTCCTACGGGAAGCCCCGCATGGCTGCTGCGCCTACCCTGCATCCATCGGgaccccagccctccctgccgcCCACGCCCGCCCCAGGGACTCCCCCAGCTGCCGGCAGACC GGCGCTGCGGACGAAGCCGGTGGCGAAGGGAACACCCTTAACTGTGGGGCTGAACTCAGTTAAAATCCACTGCCAGAATGAAGCCGTCTACCAGTACCACGTTACCTTCAG CCCCGAGGTGGAGTGCAGGAGCACACGCTTTGCCATGCTGAAGGAGCACCAGGCAGTGACGGGGAACGTGACCGCGTTCGATGGCTCCATCCTCTACCTGCCCATCTTGCTCCCCCAG CTGGTCAGTCTGAAGGCTCAGAGGAGGAGCGATAGGGAGGAGATCACCATCACCATCCAGATAACCAAAGTGCTTGAGCCCAGCTCAGATCTCTGCATCCCTTTTTACAATGTGGTTTTCCGGAG agTGATGAGAATCTTAGATATGAAGCTTGTTGGGAGAAATTTCTTTGAACCTGACCAAGCCACCGTATTACAGCATTACAG GCTGCAGATTTGGCCAGGATACTCTGTCAGCATCCGGAAGAAGGATGGTGGCCTCTTCCTCTTGGTCGACGCCATCCATAAAGTCATCCGCAGTGATTCCGTCCTGAATTTCAT GCACGCCATCTACAAACAAAGTGTCAGCAGCTTCCAGGACGAGTGCACCAAGCAGCTGGTGGGCAATGTGGTCATCACTCGCTACAACAACCGCACCTACCGCATCGACGACATTGACTGGGACAAGACCCCGAGGGACAGTTTCACTCTGGCCAGCGGCGAGGAGATCACCTTTGTGGACTACTACAG CAAAGCCTACGGGATCACCATCAGCGAGCTGGACCAGCCGCTGCTCGTCCACAGGCCCAAGGAAAAACGGATGCCGGAGGGGAAGGTGAGCCAG catcTGCTGGACATGATACTGCTCGTGCCAGAGCTCACCTTCATGACTGGGGTCCCCGAGATAAGGAAGGACAGTCGAATGGTGAAG GACGTGATGCGGGAGATGCTGCAGAGTCCCAGCCAGCACTACGCACGTCTCACCAGCCTCCTGCGCAGGATCAAGGACAGCCCGGAGGCCTCACAGGAGCTGATGCGCTGGGGGCTCACCCTGGATCCGGATATTCACAGG ACGCAGGGCCGAGTCCTGCCCGCGGAGAGGATCAACATGCGGCACAGCTCCTTTATCCCCACTGAGGACCTGAGCTGGAACAGGGAGGTCACGCGAGAAGCTTCCATCTCGGCG ATCGCCATGAACTACTGGCTGCTAGTTTACCCAAAGCGCCTGCAGGACCTGGCGAAGAATTTGGTGGCCACCATGGAGAGCGTTTGCGGCCCCATCGGCATGCGCGTCAGCCGTCCCGCCTTGGTGGAGCTGAAGGATGACCGCATTGAGACCTACGCCAAGACTATCCGAACCGTTTTGGATAGTGAG gACAAGGTGCAGCTGCTCCTATGCATAATCTCCAGCAGCCGGGAGGACTTGTACGGGGCTATCAAGAAGCTTTGCTGTGTGCAGTCCCCGGTGCCCTCCCAG aaACATCTGATGGTTATCGGCATGGATGTCTACCACGGCCGCAGCAAAGGGATGCGCTCCGTCATCGGCTTCGTGGCCAGCATGAATCA CATCCTCACCAAGTGGTATTCCAGGGTGGTCTTCCAGATGCCCCACCAGGAGATCGCCGACAGCCTGCGGCTCTGCCTGGCCGATGCCCTCCAGCACTTCCACGAG ATGAACCACTGCTTGCCCAAGAAGATAGTCGTGTACAGGGATGGCGTGTCTGACAGCCAGCTCAACACCGTGCTCAAGTATGAGATCCCGCAGATGCAGAAGTGCTTCGACACCTTTGAGAACTACCAGCCCAGCATGGTGGTCATGGTGGTGCAGAAACAAATCAGCACCAACTTCTACACCCTCACGGCAGAGCAATTCACGTCCCCTCCTCCGGGGACGGTCATCGACCACACGGTCACCAGCTCGGACTG gcaggatttctttttgttggcCCATCGCTCTCgccagggctgcagcatccccacGCGCTACGTCTGCGTGCTGAACACGGCCAACCTCAGCTGCGAGCACCTGCAGAG GTTGACTTTCAAGCTCTGTCACCTGTACTGGAACTGGCCAGGCACCATCCGGGTCCCTGCCCCTTGCAAGTACGCGCACAAGCTGGCCTTCCTCTCAGGACAGGTCCTGTACCGTGagcccagcacccagctctgcGACAAGCTCTTCTTCCTATAG
- the PIWIL2 gene encoding piwi-like protein 2 isoform X2, whose product MEPARSFRLPGPGPAPAPPGRLRGIPNRAQRLPQPGFPEPRPSLVPLSTLLCGLGLGERPCPSLEAGDWPVGRGTAGMAEALARPSLAVKDDEGMAAALPARGRILWRGRGDTLPGPPGRDATVPSYGKPRMAAAPTLHPSGPQPSLPPTPAPGTPPAAGRPALRTKPVAKGTPLTVGLNSVKIHCQNEAVYQYHVTFSPEVECRSTRFAMLKEHQAVTGNVTAFDGSILYLPILLPQLVSLKAQRRSDREEITITIQITKVLEPSSDLCIPFYNVVFRRVMRILDMKLVGRNFFEPDQATVLQHYRLQIWPGYSVSIRKKDGGLFLLVDAIHKVIRSDSVLNFMHAIYKQSVSSFQDECTKQLVGNVVITRYNNRTYRIDDIDWDKTPRDSFTLASGEEITFVDYYSKAYGITISELDQPLLVHRPKEKRMPEGKHLLDMILLVPELTFMTGVPEIRKDSRMVKDVMREMLQSPSQHYARLTSLLRRIKDSPEASQELMRWGLTLDPDIHRTQGRVLPAERINMRHSSFIPTEDLSWNREVTREASISAIAMNYWLLVYPKRLQDLAKNLVATMESVCGPIGMRVSRPALVELKDDRIETYAKTIRTVLDSEDKVQLLLCIISSSREDLYGAIKKLCCVQSPVPSQVINAQTLAGQLGKMRSVVQKVLLQLNCKLGGELWGVDIPLKHLMVIGMDVYHGRSKGMRSVIGFVASMNHILTKWYSRVVFQMPHQEIADSLRLCLADALQHFHEMNHCLPKKIVVYRDGVSDSQLNTVLKYEIPQMQKCFDTFENYQPSMVVMVVQKQISTNFYTLTAEQFTSPPPGTVIDHTVTSSDWQDFFLLAHRSRQGCSIPTRYVCVLNTANLSCEHLQRLTFKLCHLYWNWPGTIRVPAPCKYAHKLAFLSGQVLYREPSTQLCDKLFFL is encoded by the exons ATGGAGCCCGCCCGGTCCTTCCGTCTGCCCGGCCCCGGTCCGGCTCCCGCTCCCCCGGGCAGGCTGCGGGGGATCCCGAACCGTGCCCAGCGCCTGCCCCAGCCGGGTTTTCCCGAACCCCGGCCCTCCCTGGTGCCGCTTTCCACCCTGCTCTGTGGCCTCGGCCTGGGCGAGCGGCCCTGCCCCTCTCTGGAGGCAGGGGACTGGCCCGTCG GCCGCGGCACCGCTGGCATGGCGGAGGCTCTGGCACGGCCCAGCCTGGCAGTGAAGGACGATGAGGGGATGGCGGCAGCGCTCCCCGCACGCGGGCG GATCCTGTGGCGAGGCAGAGGGGACACGCTGCCTGGCCCCCCTGGGAGAGATGCCACCGTGCCGTCCTACGGGAAGCCCCGCATGGCTGCTGCGCCTACCCTGCATCCATCGGgaccccagccctccctgccgcCCACGCCCGCCCCAGGGACTCCCCCAGCTGCCGGCAGACC GGCGCTGCGGACGAAGCCGGTGGCGAAGGGAACACCCTTAACTGTGGGGCTGAACTCAGTTAAAATCCACTGCCAGAATGAAGCCGTCTACCAGTACCACGTTACCTTCAG CCCCGAGGTGGAGTGCAGGAGCACACGCTTTGCCATGCTGAAGGAGCACCAGGCAGTGACGGGGAACGTGACCGCGTTCGATGGCTCCATCCTCTACCTGCCCATCTTGCTCCCCCAG CTGGTCAGTCTGAAGGCTCAGAGGAGGAGCGATAGGGAGGAGATCACCATCACCATCCAGATAACCAAAGTGCTTGAGCCCAGCTCAGATCTCTGCATCCCTTTTTACAATGTGGTTTTCCGGAG agTGATGAGAATCTTAGATATGAAGCTTGTTGGGAGAAATTTCTTTGAACCTGACCAAGCCACCGTATTACAGCATTACAG GCTGCAGATTTGGCCAGGATACTCTGTCAGCATCCGGAAGAAGGATGGTGGCCTCTTCCTCTTGGTCGACGCCATCCATAAAGTCATCCGCAGTGATTCCGTCCTGAATTTCAT GCACGCCATCTACAAACAAAGTGTCAGCAGCTTCCAGGACGAGTGCACCAAGCAGCTGGTGGGCAATGTGGTCATCACTCGCTACAACAACCGCACCTACCGCATCGACGACATTGACTGGGACAAGACCCCGAGGGACAGTTTCACTCTGGCCAGCGGCGAGGAGATCACCTTTGTGGACTACTACAG CAAAGCCTACGGGATCACCATCAGCGAGCTGGACCAGCCGCTGCTCGTCCACAGGCCCAAGGAAAAACGGATGCCGGAGGGGAAG catcTGCTGGACATGATACTGCTCGTGCCAGAGCTCACCTTCATGACTGGGGTCCCCGAGATAAGGAAGGACAGTCGAATGGTGAAG GACGTGATGCGGGAGATGCTGCAGAGTCCCAGCCAGCACTACGCACGTCTCACCAGCCTCCTGCGCAGGATCAAGGACAGCCCGGAGGCCTCACAGGAGCTGATGCGCTGGGGGCTCACCCTGGATCCGGATATTCACAGG ACGCAGGGCCGAGTCCTGCCCGCGGAGAGGATCAACATGCGGCACAGCTCCTTTATCCCCACTGAGGACCTGAGCTGGAACAGGGAGGTCACGCGAGAAGCTTCCATCTCGGCG ATCGCCATGAACTACTGGCTGCTAGTTTACCCAAAGCGCCTGCAGGACCTGGCGAAGAATTTGGTGGCCACCATGGAGAGCGTTTGCGGCCCCATCGGCATGCGCGTCAGCCGTCCCGCCTTGGTGGAGCTGAAGGATGACCGCATTGAGACCTACGCCAAGACTATCCGAACCGTTTTGGATAGTGAG gACAAGGTGCAGCTGCTCCTATGCATAATCTCCAGCAGCCGGGAGGACTTGTACGGGGCTATCAAGAAGCTTTGCTGTGTGCAGTCCCCGGTGCCCTCCCAG GTCATCAACGCGCAGACCCTTGCAGGCCAGTTGGGCAAGATGAGGAGCGTAGTCCAGAAAGTCCTGCTGCAGTTGAACTGCAAGCTCGGCGGCGAGCTCTGGGGAGTCGACATCCCCCTG aaACATCTGATGGTTATCGGCATGGATGTCTACCACGGCCGCAGCAAAGGGATGCGCTCCGTCATCGGCTTCGTGGCCAGCATGAATCA CATCCTCACCAAGTGGTATTCCAGGGTGGTCTTCCAGATGCCCCACCAGGAGATCGCCGACAGCCTGCGGCTCTGCCTGGCCGATGCCCTCCAGCACTTCCACGAG ATGAACCACTGCTTGCCCAAGAAGATAGTCGTGTACAGGGATGGCGTGTCTGACAGCCAGCTCAACACCGTGCTCAAGTATGAGATCCCGCAGATGCAGAAGTGCTTCGACACCTTTGAGAACTACCAGCCCAGCATGGTGGTCATGGTGGTGCAGAAACAAATCAGCACCAACTTCTACACCCTCACGGCAGAGCAATTCACGTCCCCTCCTCCGGGGACGGTCATCGACCACACGGTCACCAGCTCGGACTG gcaggatttctttttgttggcCCATCGCTCTCgccagggctgcagcatccccacGCGCTACGTCTGCGTGCTGAACACGGCCAACCTCAGCTGCGAGCACCTGCAGAG GTTGACTTTCAAGCTCTGTCACCTGTACTGGAACTGGCCAGGCACCATCCGGGTCCCTGCCCCTTGCAAGTACGCGCACAAGCTGGCCTTCCTCTCAGGACAGGTCCTGTACCGTGagcccagcacccagctctgcGACAAGCTCTTCTTCCTATAG
- the PIWIL2 gene encoding piwi-like protein 2 isoform X4, with translation MHSHLRSPEVECRSTRFAMLKEHQAVTGNVTAFDGSILYLPILLPQLVSLKAQRRSDREEITITIQITKVLEPSSDLCIPFYNVVFRRVMRILDMKLVGRNFFEPDQATVLQHYRLQIWPGYSVSIRKKDGGLFLLVDAIHKVIRSDSVLNFMHAIYKQSVSSFQDECTKQLVGNVVITRYNNRTYRIDDIDWDKTPRDSFTLASGEEITFVDYYSKAYGITISELDQPLLVHRPKEKRMPEGKVSQHLLDMILLVPELTFMTGVPEIRKDSRMVKDVMREMLQSPSQHYARLTSLLRRIKDSPEASQELMRWGLTLDPDIHRTQGRVLPAERINMRHSSFIPTEDLSWNREVTREASISAIAMNYWLLVYPKRLQDLAKNLVATMESVCGPIGMRVSRPALVELKDDRIETYAKTIRTVLDSEDKVQLLLCIISSSREDLYGAIKKLCCVQSPVPSQVINAQTLAGQLGKMRSVVQKVLLQLNCKLGGELWGVDIPLKHLMVIGMDVYHGRSKGMRSVIGFVASMNHILTKWYSRVVFQMPHQEIADSLRLCLADALQHFHEMNHCLPKKIVVYRDGVSDSQLNTVLKYEIPQMQKCFDTFENYQPSMVVMVVQKQISTNFYTLTAEQFTSPPPGTVIDHTVTSSDWQDFFLLAHRSRQGCSIPTRYVCVLNTANLSCEHLQRLTFKLCHLYWNWPGTIRVPAPCKYAHKLAFLSGQVLYREPSTQLCDKLFFL, from the exons ATGCATTCCCATCTGCGCAGCCCCGAGGTGGAGTGCAGGAGCACACGCTTTGCCATGCTGAAGGAGCACCAGGCAGTGACGGGGAACGTGACCGCGTTCGATGGCTCCATCCTCTACCTGCCCATCTTGCTCCCCCAG CTGGTCAGTCTGAAGGCTCAGAGGAGGAGCGATAGGGAGGAGATCACCATCACCATCCAGATAACCAAAGTGCTTGAGCCCAGCTCAGATCTCTGCATCCCTTTTTACAATGTGGTTTTCCGGAG agTGATGAGAATCTTAGATATGAAGCTTGTTGGGAGAAATTTCTTTGAACCTGACCAAGCCACCGTATTACAGCATTACAG GCTGCAGATTTGGCCAGGATACTCTGTCAGCATCCGGAAGAAGGATGGTGGCCTCTTCCTCTTGGTCGACGCCATCCATAAAGTCATCCGCAGTGATTCCGTCCTGAATTTCAT GCACGCCATCTACAAACAAAGTGTCAGCAGCTTCCAGGACGAGTGCACCAAGCAGCTGGTGGGCAATGTGGTCATCACTCGCTACAACAACCGCACCTACCGCATCGACGACATTGACTGGGACAAGACCCCGAGGGACAGTTTCACTCTGGCCAGCGGCGAGGAGATCACCTTTGTGGACTACTACAG CAAAGCCTACGGGATCACCATCAGCGAGCTGGACCAGCCGCTGCTCGTCCACAGGCCCAAGGAAAAACGGATGCCGGAGGGGAAGGTGAGCCAG catcTGCTGGACATGATACTGCTCGTGCCAGAGCTCACCTTCATGACTGGGGTCCCCGAGATAAGGAAGGACAGTCGAATGGTGAAG GACGTGATGCGGGAGATGCTGCAGAGTCCCAGCCAGCACTACGCACGTCTCACCAGCCTCCTGCGCAGGATCAAGGACAGCCCGGAGGCCTCACAGGAGCTGATGCGCTGGGGGCTCACCCTGGATCCGGATATTCACAGG ACGCAGGGCCGAGTCCTGCCCGCGGAGAGGATCAACATGCGGCACAGCTCCTTTATCCCCACTGAGGACCTGAGCTGGAACAGGGAGGTCACGCGAGAAGCTTCCATCTCGGCG ATCGCCATGAACTACTGGCTGCTAGTTTACCCAAAGCGCCTGCAGGACCTGGCGAAGAATTTGGTGGCCACCATGGAGAGCGTTTGCGGCCCCATCGGCATGCGCGTCAGCCGTCCCGCCTTGGTGGAGCTGAAGGATGACCGCATTGAGACCTACGCCAAGACTATCCGAACCGTTTTGGATAGTGAG gACAAGGTGCAGCTGCTCCTATGCATAATCTCCAGCAGCCGGGAGGACTTGTACGGGGCTATCAAGAAGCTTTGCTGTGTGCAGTCCCCGGTGCCCTCCCAG GTCATCAACGCGCAGACCCTTGCAGGCCAGTTGGGCAAGATGAGGAGCGTAGTCCAGAAAGTCCTGCTGCAGTTGAACTGCAAGCTCGGCGGCGAGCTCTGGGGAGTCGACATCCCCCTG aaACATCTGATGGTTATCGGCATGGATGTCTACCACGGCCGCAGCAAAGGGATGCGCTCCGTCATCGGCTTCGTGGCCAGCATGAATCA CATCCTCACCAAGTGGTATTCCAGGGTGGTCTTCCAGATGCCCCACCAGGAGATCGCCGACAGCCTGCGGCTCTGCCTGGCCGATGCCCTCCAGCACTTCCACGAG ATGAACCACTGCTTGCCCAAGAAGATAGTCGTGTACAGGGATGGCGTGTCTGACAGCCAGCTCAACACCGTGCTCAAGTATGAGATCCCGCAGATGCAGAAGTGCTTCGACACCTTTGAGAACTACCAGCCCAGCATGGTGGTCATGGTGGTGCAGAAACAAATCAGCACCAACTTCTACACCCTCACGGCAGAGCAATTCACGTCCCCTCCTCCGGGGACGGTCATCGACCACACGGTCACCAGCTCGGACTG gcaggatttctttttgttggcCCATCGCTCTCgccagggctgcagcatccccacGCGCTACGTCTGCGTGCTGAACACGGCCAACCTCAGCTGCGAGCACCTGCAGAG GTTGACTTTCAAGCTCTGTCACCTGTACTGGAACTGGCCAGGCACCATCCGGGTCCCTGCCCCTTGCAAGTACGCGCACAAGCTGGCCTTCCTCTCAGGACAGGTCCTGTACCGTGagcccagcacccagctctgcGACAAGCTCTTCTTCCTATAG